In a single window of the Mustelus asterias chromosome 3, sMusAst1.hap1.1, whole genome shotgun sequence genome:
- the spsb4a gene encoding SPRY domain-containing SOCS box protein 4a isoform X4 produces the protein MGQKISGNIKSVDVREPAYRPVKRELRGPDFCKPTRLDMLLDMPSASRAVQLKHAWNNEDRSLNIFVKEDDKVTFHRHPVAQSTDCIRGKIGYTRGLHVWQIHWPTRQRGTHAVVGVATAEAPLHSVGYTSLVGSNNESWGWDLGRNKLYHNSKNQPGLTYPVFLEPDESFVLPDSFLVVLDMDEGTLSFIVDGQYLGVAFRSLKGKKLYPIVSAVWGHCEITMRYINGLDLQRECDARFR, from the coding sequence ATGGGCCAGAAAATCTCAGGGAATATAAAGTCTGTGGATGTGAGGGAACCAGCCTACCGGCCAGTTAAGCGAGAGTTACGAGGTCCTGACTTTTGCAAACCAACTCGGCTTGACATGCTGCTGGATATGCCATCGGCTTCTCGAGCTGTTCAGCTAAAACATGCCTGGAACAATGAAGACCGTTCTCTGAACATTTTTGTAAAAGAAGACGACAAGGTAACCTTTCACAGACATCCAGTAGCCCAAAGCACAGATTGTATCCGAGGTAAAATTGGGTACACAAGAGGGCTTCATGTCTGGCAGATTCACTGGCCTACAAGGCAGAGAGGAACACATGCTGTAGTTGGTGTGGCAACAGCTGAAGCTCCATTGCATTCTGTGGGATACACCTCTTTAGTTGGCAGTAACAATGAGTCATGGGGCTGGGACTTGGGTCGCAACAAACTATATCACAATAGTAAAAATCAGCCAGGACTAACCTATCCGGTATTTTTGGAACCAGATGAATCCTTTGTGCTGCCAGATAGTTTCTTGGTGGTTTTGGATATGGATGAAGGAACATTGAGTTTCATAGTGGATGGACAATATCTGGGTGTGGCCTTCAGAAGTCTGAAAGGGAAAAAACTGTACCCAATAGTCAGTGCAGTCTGGGGGCACTGCGAGATAACAATGAGGTACATCAATGGACTTGACC
- the spsb4a gene encoding SPRY domain-containing SOCS box protein 4a isoform X3, protein MGQKISGNIKSVDVREPAYRPVKRELRGPDFCKPTRLDMLLDMPSASRAVQLKHAWNNEDRSLNIFVKEDDKVTFHRHPVAQSTDCIRGKIGYTRGLHVWQIHWPTRQRGTHAVVGVATAEAPLHSVGYTSLVGSNNESWGWDLGRNKLYHNSKNQPGLTYPVFLEPDESFVLPDSFLVVLDMDEGTLSFIVDGQYLGVAFRSLKGKKLYPIVSAVWGHCEITMRYINGLDLLPAIDALPGTLNHCL, encoded by the coding sequence ATGGGCCAGAAAATCTCAGGGAATATAAAGTCTGTGGATGTGAGGGAACCAGCCTACCGGCCAGTTAAGCGAGAGTTACGAGGTCCTGACTTTTGCAAACCAACTCGGCTTGACATGCTGCTGGATATGCCATCGGCTTCTCGAGCTGTTCAGCTAAAACATGCCTGGAACAATGAAGACCGTTCTCTGAACATTTTTGTAAAAGAAGACGACAAGGTAACCTTTCACAGACATCCAGTAGCCCAAAGCACAGATTGTATCCGAGGTAAAATTGGGTACACAAGAGGGCTTCATGTCTGGCAGATTCACTGGCCTACAAGGCAGAGAGGAACACATGCTGTAGTTGGTGTGGCAACAGCTGAAGCTCCATTGCATTCTGTGGGATACACCTCTTTAGTTGGCAGTAACAATGAGTCATGGGGCTGGGACTTGGGTCGCAACAAACTATATCACAATAGTAAAAATCAGCCAGGACTAACCTATCCGGTATTTTTGGAACCAGATGAATCCTTTGTGCTGCCAGATAGTTTCTTGGTGGTTTTGGATATGGATGAAGGAACATTGAGTTTCATAGTGGATGGACAATATCTGGGTGTGGCCTTCAGAAGTCTGAAAGGGAAAAAACTGTACCCAATAGTCAGTGCAGTCTGGGGGCACTGCGAGATAACAATGAGGTACATCAATGGACTTGACC